From Candidatus Amoebophilus asiaticus 5a2, the proteins below share one genomic window:
- a CDS encoding daunorubicin resistance protein DrrA family ABC transporter ATP-binding protein, with amino-acid sequence MHTILTTQNLKKRFPVKNGFHEAVRGVDLQVFEGEIFGFLGPNGAGKTTTLRMLTTLLPIDEGEAHVAGYNVKTQPQEVRKRIGYVSQQGGADRNATGRENLILQGRLYGMSKAETIQAANHLIDILSLGECIDRFVTTYSGGQQRRLDVALGMIHKPKVLFLDEPTTGLDPQNRVNLWNQIKLLKQEGIAIFLTSHYLDEVDFLADRLAIMDQGKIVEVGSPRDLKRQISGDIINIGVQQDEYERTLQILRNQAFIKEIVQDTDYLRLYVEQGDSALVQILRLLDTEKITLTSISLSIPTLDDVFLKKTGHALREEMII; translated from the coding sequence ATGCATACTATCCTTACCACCCAAAATCTTAAAAAAAGGTTCCCTGTTAAAAATGGATTTCATGAGGCAGTACGTGGGGTTGATCTACAAGTATTTGAAGGAGAAATCTTTGGCTTCCTAGGTCCTAATGGTGCTGGAAAAACTACCACACTGCGTATGCTAACAACACTACTTCCTATTGATGAGGGGGAGGCTCATGTAGCTGGGTATAATGTTAAAACACAACCACAAGAAGTAAGAAAAAGAATTGGCTATGTAAGCCAGCAAGGTGGGGCAGATCGGAATGCTACAGGACGTGAAAATTTGATATTACAAGGTAGGCTATACGGTATGAGTAAGGCAGAAACCATACAAGCAGCCAACCATTTGATTGATATTTTATCATTAGGAGAATGTATAGATCGGTTTGTAACTACTTACTCAGGAGGGCAGCAACGTAGGTTGGATGTGGCGCTTGGAATGATTCATAAGCCTAAAGTGCTTTTTTTAGATGAGCCCACTACTGGATTAGATCCTCAAAATCGAGTTAACTTATGGAATCAGATTAAATTGTTAAAGCAAGAGGGTATAGCTATATTTTTAACTTCCCATTATCTAGATGAAGTTGACTTCTTGGCTGATCGGTTAGCCATTATGGATCAAGGTAAAATTGTGGAGGTGGGTTCTCCTAGAGATTTAAAAAGGCAAATTTCAGGAGATATTATTAATATTGGCGTGCAACAAGATGAATATGAGCGTACTTTGCAGATTTTAAGAAATCAAGCCTTTATTAAAGAAATTGTACAAGATACGGACTATTTGCGTTTATATGTAGAGCAAGGTGATTCAGCTTTAGTCCAGATATTACGCTTGCTAGATACAGAAAAGATTACACTTACAAGTATTAGTTTGTCTATTCCGACACTTGATGATGTGTTCTTAAAGAAGACAGGACATGCCTTGCGTGAGGAAATGATTATATAA
- a CDS encoding ABC transporter permease, which translates to MLKDIQLLFMRKLMETRRNPVFMFMSLTTPLLYLILFAPLLKSLTFSKTFPTNNVLTVFVPGMLTLVAFGGGLFVGFGIIEELRSGVIERFRVTPISRFSILAGMVLQDVVVTLASAMFFILIALPFGFRINIAGLALLIVLLGLLVATTSSFSYAVGLITKSEDKLAPITHGINMPLTLLSGMMLPMSLAPTWLKTIAHFNPVYYVVEAARHLTVGELTDINVGYAFLFMIPVTCFVMWWATRVFSKAVM; encoded by the coding sequence ATGTTAAAAGATATACAATTATTATTCATGCGTAAGTTAATGGAAACACGCAGAAACCCCGTTTTTATGTTTATGAGTCTTACAACTCCTTTACTTTATTTAATACTATTTGCTCCACTTTTAAAAAGCTTAACTTTTAGTAAGACCTTTCCTACTAATAATGTTTTAACTGTATTTGTGCCGGGAATGCTTACCTTGGTTGCATTTGGAGGAGGACTTTTTGTTGGTTTTGGAATTATAGAGGAGCTTAGGAGTGGTGTTATCGAAAGATTTAGAGTAACTCCAATTAGCCGTTTTTCAATTTTAGCTGGTATGGTGCTCCAAGATGTAGTGGTTACATTAGCTAGTGCTATGTTTTTTATACTTATTGCTCTGCCTTTTGGGTTTCGTATAAATATTGCAGGGCTGGCTTTGTTAATTGTACTTCTAGGCCTATTAGTTGCTACTACTTCTTCTTTTAGCTATGCTGTAGGGCTTATAACAAAAAGTGAAGATAAATTAGCCCCTATTACACATGGAATCAATATGCCTCTTACTTTACTATCAGGGATGATGCTACCCATGAGCCTTGCTCCAACATGGCTTAAAACAATAGCTCATTTCAACCCAGTGTATTATGTGGTTGAGGCTGCACGTCATTTAACAGTAGGAGAATTAACAGACATAAATGTAGGCTATGCTTTCTTGTTTATGATTCCTGTTACTTGTTTTGTTATGTGGTGGGCTACTAGGGTGTTTTCTAAGGCAGTCATGTAA
- a CDS encoding Mrp/NBP35 family ATP-binding protein yields the protein MNKDLEKTVLQALSSVYDPDLKQDLVSLGMIQSLQVTIKEVNFTLVLTTPACPLQEFLKKACIEAIHTQVNQQLIVNIQLTAQVTTNKSNTGTLPHIKNIIAIAAGKGGVGKSTIATNLAVGLAQQGAAVGLLDADIFGPSIPIMFGCENEKPLVHQHNEKKYMLPLIKYGIKLNSIGFLTPQEGAVIWRGPMASSALRQLLYDTAWEDLDYLLIDLPPGTSDIQLTLVQAVPVTGTVIVTTPQKVALSDVTKSIAMFQKSGIEVPILGIIENMAYFIPEDSANGQQRYYPFGQGGGKQLADKYQVPFLGEIPLITAIREKGDQGIPAATDSGKLNNLFNGLASTLAQQISIRNLHLPPTQRVLRN from the coding sequence ATGAACAAAGACTTAGAGAAAACAGTCCTACAAGCACTCAGTAGTGTATACGACCCTGACCTTAAGCAAGACTTAGTTAGCTTAGGGATGATCCAATCCCTGCAAGTAACTATTAAAGAAGTAAACTTTACCCTTGTCCTTACCACCCCAGCCTGCCCACTACAAGAGTTTTTAAAAAAAGCTTGTATAGAAGCTATTCATACACAAGTAAACCAACAGCTTATAGTGAACATACAACTTACAGCGCAAGTAACAACTAATAAATCCAATACAGGTACCTTACCACATATCAAGAATATTATTGCTATTGCTGCTGGGAAAGGAGGAGTAGGTAAATCAACCATAGCAACTAATTTAGCTGTTGGGTTAGCCCAGCAAGGAGCAGCAGTGGGATTACTAGATGCTGATATATTTGGCCCTTCTATTCCTATTATGTTTGGTTGTGAAAATGAGAAACCACTCGTACACCAGCATAATGAGAAAAAGTATATGCTCCCATTGATAAAGTATGGTATTAAATTAAATTCTATAGGATTTTTAACACCTCAAGAAGGTGCTGTTATTTGGCGAGGGCCTATGGCTAGCTCTGCATTACGCCAGCTTTTATATGATACAGCTTGGGAAGACTTGGATTATTTGCTCATAGATTTACCCCCTGGCACCAGCGATATACAACTTACTTTGGTGCAAGCTGTACCTGTAACTGGAACAGTTATTGTAACCACACCACAAAAGGTGGCACTATCAGATGTAACAAAAAGTATTGCTATGTTTCAAAAGTCAGGTATTGAAGTACCGATATTGGGTATTATAGAAAACATGGCTTACTTTATACCAGAAGATTCAGCTAATGGTCAACAACGCTATTATCCATTTGGTCAAGGAGGAGGCAAACAGTTAGCAGATAAATATCAGGTACCCTTTTTAGGAGAAATACCATTGATAACAGCCATTCGAGAGAAGGGCGATCAAGGTATACCAGCAGCTACAGATTCTGGAAAATTAAATAATTTATTTAATGGATTAGCTAGCACATTAGCTCAACAAATAAGCATAAGAAATTTACACTTACCTCCTACTCAACGTGTTCTTAGAAATTAG
- the tnpA gene encoding IS200/IS605-like element ISCaa10 family transposase, producing the protein MSKYIHKSHNVTVLLYHLVLPAKYRRVVFDKEVDEALKEICIKIEERYQIKFLEIGTDKDHVYMLVQSVPTYSITKLVTLIKSLTAREIFKLCRQVKKQLWGGEFWSDGYFATTVGKHGDEKMIARYVQNQGNTYEMLYESRQLRLF; encoded by the coding sequence GTGAGTAAATATATCCATAAGAGTCATAATGTAACAGTGTTGTTGTATCATTTGGTCTTACCAGCAAAATATAGGCGTGTAGTTTTTGATAAGGAAGTAGATGAAGCCTTGAAAGAAATTTGTATTAAGATTGAAGAGCGTTATCAAATTAAGTTTTTAGAAATAGGAACCGATAAAGACCATGTATATATGCTGGTACAGAGCGTTCCAACATATAGCATAACCAAACTCGTAACGCTAATCAAAAGTCTTACGGCAAGGGAAATATTCAAGCTGTGTCGGCAAGTAAAGAAGCAATTATGGGGTGGGGAGTTTTGGAGTGATGGATATTTTGCAACTACTGTAGGTAAGCATGGAGATGAGAAGATGATAGCGCGTTATGTGCAAAATCAAGGTAATACGTATGAGATGTTATACGAGAGTAGGCAGCTAAGGTTGTTTTGA
- a CDS encoding ankyrin repeat domain-containing protein has protein sequence MQRKYNLTHQLVICLLLTNLFLQMQSCGNSPLPNPMEKNQNTTVQNINRQRGKEQTLVGRTTSSSSSAPSTEYQEVATTVPTYEHPSDQETLQGNGSSNSGNSMGLRRRRKDKKGKEKVLEGEENSMTNKNKSHGGKATETRLSKIIGKSASEAIQKRKEKGNNMYSLHEAIESMDIESIQALIEAGTKVNFKDINGNTALHLAIKHVDIFLNNYLQPLSETYTTPIFKSVDRTSLVHCCLAAIKKSYIEAIVRRLIELGADINARNKQGETPLHIAVQVSSEEGIKLLREKSADIKIKDIHGNSPLHHAAVAGQLEIVELLIKQWGYDIVTSKNNNNETVLHWAAKGGNPEVVELLIRQGINAETKDKSGNSPLHYAAEAGQLKAVKLLIKEWGSIINVKNNNNESALHHAAKKGHVAVARFLIKKGITIDRQNKHGYNPLSLAVENHHAAVINFLKEKGANIDTVDDEGRTPLHWAALQGHTTLIKQLKEQGANIEARDQDGYTPLHLASGRARMEAIKMLQKQEADIFARDHIGFTAQQLIEQRPTPWGISFTYIMLAGLLYEFLIACMFHPTAALVFFSVIISILAANYNLYRRYIRFYMSARSMNILDRIAGNRLVRWCNSLPAILGILMLLYTLITHYFG, from the coding sequence ATGCAGAGGAAATACAATTTAACGCATCAATTAGTAATCTGCCTTTTGCTTACCAACTTATTTTTGCAAATGCAAAGTTGCGGCAATTCTCCTTTGCCTAATCCTATGGAGAAAAATCAAAATACTACAGTACAAAATATAAATAGGCAAAGGGGTAAGGAGCAAACCCTGGTAGGAAGAACCACTAGTAGTTCATCTTCTGCACCAAGTACTGAATATCAAGAGGTAGCTACAACTGTCCCTACCTATGAGCATCCATCTGATCAGGAAACTTTACAAGGAAATGGTTCGTCTAATAGCGGTAATAGTATGGGACTAAGGCGTAGAAGAAAAGATAAAAAAGGTAAAGAGAAAGTATTAGAAGGAGAAGAAAATTCTATGACTAATAAAAATAAAAGTCATGGTGGTAAAGCTACAGAAACAAGACTCAGCAAAATCATTGGTAAGTCAGCAAGTGAAGCAATTCAAAAAAGAAAGGAAAAAGGAAATAACATGTATTCCTTGCATGAGGCTATTGAAAGTATGGATATAGAAAGTATTCAAGCATTAATAGAGGCAGGCACTAAAGTTAATTTTAAGGACATAAATGGGAATACAGCTTTGCACCTGGCTATCAAGCATGTTGACATATTTCTAAATAATTATTTACAACCTTTATCAGAAACATATACCACTCCTATCTTTAAAAGTGTTGATCGTACTAGTCTTGTACATTGTTGTTTGGCAGCTATTAAGAAAAGTTATATAGAAGCAATAGTTAGACGATTGATAGAACTAGGTGCTGATATAAATGCTAGAAACAAGCAAGGAGAAACACCCTTGCATATAGCTGTACAAGTAAGCAGTGAAGAAGGAATAAAGCTACTACGTGAAAAAAGCGCAGATATTAAAATCAAGGATATACACGGCAACTCTCCGCTGCATCATGCTGCTGTAGCTGGACAGTTAGAAATAGTTGAGCTGTTGATAAAGCAATGGGGTTATGATATAGTAACTAGCAAGAACAACAATAACGAGACAGTATTACACTGGGCTGCTAAAGGAGGAAATCCAGAAGTAGTTGAACTTTTAATAAGGCAAGGTATTAATGCAGAAACTAAAGATAAGTCCGGTAATTCTCCGCTACATTATGCTGCTGAAGCAGGACAGCTAAAAGCAGTTAAATTACTGATAAAAGAGTGGGGCAGCATTATAAATGTTAAAAACAATAATAATGAGTCTGCATTACATCATGCTGCTAAAAAAGGTCACGTGGCAGTAGCACGATTTTTAATAAAAAAGGGAATTACTATAGACCGTCAGAATAAGCATGGTTATAATCCATTAAGTTTGGCTGTTGAAAATCACCATGCAGCAGTAATCAATTTCTTAAAAGAGAAGGGGGCAAATATAGATACTGTAGATGATGAAGGTCGTACCCCCTTACATTGGGCTGCTTTACAAGGCCATACAACATTAATCAAGCAATTAAAAGAGCAAGGCGCAAATATAGAAGCTAGAGATCAAGATGGTTATACACCGCTACATCTTGCTAGTGGAAGAGCTCGGATGGAAGCAATAAAAATGTTACAAAAACAAGAGGCTGATATATTTGCAAGAGACCATATTGGGTTTACTGCTCAGCAATTAATAGAACAGCGTCCAACACCGTGGGGTATTTCGTTTACTTATATAATGTTGGCAGGGTTGTTATACGAATTTTTAATTGCCTGTATGTTTCATCCTACTGCAGCACTTGTATTTTTCTCAGTAATAATTTCTATATTAGCTGCTAACTATAATCTTTATAGAAGGTATATAAGATTTTATATGAGTGCACGTAGCATGAATATTTTAGACCGTATTGCTGGAAATAGGCTTGTACGATGGTGTAATTCACTACCTGCTATACTAGGTATATTAATGCTTCTCTATACGCTAATAACACATTATTTCGGTTAG
- a CDS encoding CCA tRNA nucleotidyltransferase — protein MNYSNWLKKYPVLQKIGDTADRLGIETCVVGGFVRDLFLQRPSKDIDIVCVGNGIELAQAVAQELGEDIVVHIFKTFGTAMLRWQDNEVEFVGARKESYSRDSRNPEVTQGTLVDDQLRRDFTINTLAIRINKSQWGELIDDLGGVSDLQQKIIKTPLDPGITFSDDPLRMMRAIRFATQLRFTIDEVTLMSIQQHAERIKIISQERITEELNKIILADIPSKGFKLLFDTGLLKLFFPALVNLQGKETIQGYTHKDNFYHTLQVLDNIAKHTNNLWLRWAAILHDIAKPLTKSFSPEIGFSFHGHEDLGAKLVPKIFRQLKLPLSEKMEYVQKLVRLHLRPIAIAQDVVTDSAVRRLIYEAGDDLEDLMLLCRADITSNNPTKVKQYLGNFDKVERKVIEVEERDQIRNLQPVITGDIIMQTFQLKPSRMIGEIKAAIKEAILEGEIRNEYEEAFTYMLQIGKSYGLVPISSH, from the coding sequence ATGAATTATAGCAATTGGCTGAAAAAATATCCTGTATTACAAAAAATTGGAGATACGGCAGATCGGCTTGGGATAGAAACTTGTGTAGTAGGCGGATTTGTTCGTGATTTGTTTTTGCAGCGTCCTTCCAAAGATATTGATATTGTATGTGTAGGTAATGGTATTGAATTGGCACAAGCAGTTGCGCAAGAGCTAGGAGAAGATATAGTTGTACATATATTTAAAACTTTTGGTACGGCTATGTTACGCTGGCAAGATAATGAAGTAGAGTTTGTAGGCGCTAGGAAGGAATCTTATAGTCGTGATTCTAGGAATCCTGAAGTGACGCAAGGGACCCTTGTTGATGATCAGTTGCGGAGAGACTTTACAATTAATACACTTGCCATTCGAATAAATAAATCTCAGTGGGGGGAGTTGATTGATGACTTAGGTGGAGTATCAGATTTGCAACAGAAAATCATTAAAACTCCTTTAGACCCAGGTATTACTTTTTCTGATGACCCACTGCGCATGATGCGTGCTATTCGTTTTGCTACTCAACTACGTTTTACTATAGATGAGGTTACGTTGATGTCTATTCAGCAGCATGCAGAACGTATTAAAATCATTTCTCAAGAAAGAATTACCGAGGAATTAAACAAGATTATATTGGCTGATATCCCTTCTAAAGGGTTTAAATTATTATTTGACACTGGCTTGCTCAAACTCTTCTTTCCGGCACTAGTAAATCTACAGGGTAAAGAGACAATTCAAGGATACACCCATAAAGATAATTTTTATCATACATTACAAGTTTTAGATAATATAGCCAAGCATACTAATAATTTGTGGCTACGGTGGGCTGCCATTTTACATGATATTGCTAAGCCATTAACTAAAAGTTTTAGTCCAGAAATCGGATTTTCTTTTCATGGACATGAAGATTTAGGAGCTAAGCTAGTTCCAAAGATTTTCAGACAGTTAAAGTTGCCACTTTCTGAAAAAATGGAGTATGTACAAAAATTAGTTCGTTTACATTTAAGGCCTATTGCAATAGCACAAGATGTGGTAACAGATTCGGCTGTTAGAAGATTGATTTATGAAGCAGGAGATGATTTAGAAGATTTGATGCTATTGTGTAGAGCAGATATTACTTCCAATAATCCTACAAAAGTAAAGCAATACCTTGGAAACTTTGATAAGGTAGAAAGAAAGGTAATAGAAGTAGAAGAAAGAGATCAGATTAGGAATTTGCAGCCTGTTATTACAGGAGATATTATTATGCAAACTTTTCAACTTAAACCTTCTAGGATGATAGGAGAAATAAAAGCTGCCATTAAAGAAGCTATTCTAGAAGGAGAGATTCGGAATGAGTATGAGGAAGCCTTTACCTATATGTTGCAGATTGGCAAGTCTTATGGATTAGTTCCAATTTCTTCACACTAG
- a CDS encoding toprim domain-containing protein, with product MSKFFTLKEANTLIVTDTPIDALSYRQLSAREDSSWKHVRKATQQAKELDKDQGKTAYLSTCGYLSPSMYEDFKQVAKLAKEDKKTVVVAFNADTDGQSMARSLAYVLKNEDVAYRVEVPLQGKSWNEVLTQKRDLHRLEDSKSIAAKTWAAFEEKPYEASLLHQIGIEKDTHEAFRNVIKTNEKEILVALQRDSSKENVVSTWNLNWDKEKGYKEYIDPGPVISILKGNIRQAERVVLTTSPLDALLHYQKELQAIPVGQKLIEDISQKPSDLSVHQPEEQGLQQAEKSAFTTSSLDNLLSYKYQKEVQAAASKETVNKLSTMPGQHMDERLDKIDNTCYIYVKAKEKRHLLEEPLNRVLQEVQSEKKELIIAASKGMNRLTEVLEYVLEKQQYQYSKDMVEMPAVSQDLAASLGSGISLFAALASTNRSMDGEDYDEDDDKKKRHSLKRGM from the coding sequence TTGTCTAAATTCTTTACACTAAAGGAGGCTAATACCCTTATAGTTACAGACACCCCGATTGATGCTTTAAGCTACCGGCAGTTAAGCGCAAGAGAAGATTCCTCTTGGAAGCATGTCCGAAAAGCTACCCAGCAAGCAAAAGAGCTAGATAAAGATCAGGGGAAAACAGCTTATTTAAGTACTTGCGGTTATCTTAGTCCTTCTATGTATGAGGATTTCAAGCAGGTGGCAAAGCTTGCTAAAGAGGACAAGAAGACTGTTGTCGTGGCTTTTAATGCAGATACGGATGGGCAAAGTATGGCTAGAAGTTTAGCGTATGTACTTAAAAATGAGGATGTTGCTTATCGGGTGGAAGTGCCCCTCCAGGGGAAAAGCTGGAATGAGGTGCTTACTCAAAAAAGAGACTTACATCGTCTAGAGGATAGCAAGAGTATAGCCGCTAAAACATGGGCAGCGTTTGAAGAAAAGCCCTATGAGGCTTCTTTACTGCATCAAATAGGTATTGAAAAAGATACGCATGAGGCTTTTAGAAACGTCATAAAAACAAATGAAAAAGAGATTTTAGTTGCTTTACAGCGGGACAGCAGCAAAGAAAACGTTGTGTCCACTTGGAATTTGAACTGGGATAAAGAAAAAGGATATAAAGAATATATAGACCCAGGTCCTGTTATCTCCATCCTTAAAGGTAATATAAGGCAAGCTGAAAGGGTAGTTTTAACGACTTCTCCCTTAGATGCCTTATTACACTATCAAAAAGAGCTACAAGCTATCCCAGTAGGTCAGAAGCTTATAGAGGACATTAGCCAAAAGCCTTCTGATTTATCTGTTCACCAGCCAGAGGAGCAAGGATTACAACAAGCTGAAAAGTCTGCATTTACTACATCTTCTCTGGATAATCTTTTAAGCTACAAATATCAAAAAGAAGTACAGGCCGCTGCATCTAAAGAAACTGTTAATAAGCTTTCTACAATGCCTGGGCAACATATGGATGAGCGCTTAGATAAGATCGATAATACTTGCTATATCTACGTAAAGGCTAAAGAGAAAAGGCATCTACTAGAAGAACCACTAAATAGAGTATTACAAGAAGTACAAAGTGAAAAGAAAGAACTAATTATAGCTGCTAGTAAGGGAATGAATAGGCTAACAGAAGTGCTTGAATATGTTTTAGAAAAGCAGCAATATCAGTACAGTAAAGATATGGTGGAAATGCCAGCAGTTAGCCAAGACTTAGCAGCTAGTTTAGGTAGTGGTATTAGCCTTTTTGCTGCCCTTGCAAGCACAAATCGTAGTATGGATGGTGAAGATTATGATGAGGATGATGATAAGAAAAAGAGACACTCCCTAAAAAGGGGTATGTAA
- a CDS encoding VirB4 family type IV secretion system protein has translation MNTPLLAAGLFIGKMIKDRYYAGHTVIVIDSGGTYRSLFRALGGKYIEYTSEKPLKLNPFLIKKTEGRYIPDSYKISFLSNFIAKMWKEDLKNNPIAPVEYALLSKFLTLYYESLPKDEIPTLTRFCTWVKGYVAEEAIDTTLFNINNFLIVLEPFTQGIYKEHFNSTEVVYLEDSRLLCFELESVKSDSKLYPLVVKVLFDYVMQIVASQPEQIKAIKVEEGWTMLDDSSKDYIEELFRKGRKTNTAIWIITQNVDEIRDSSIAGAMKNNASTFILLYNDKESVRRDIADFLGMNAFDMEKYASLRRRDSYLNGYREVFIKEMDKSAVWRIETSLFEHAILTSRPDERNAMAQLIRLAEGDIEMASVTWVRQLLDKIVRYE, from the coding sequence TTGAATACCCCGCTGCTTGCGGCGGGGTTATTTATTGGGAAAATGATCAAAGACCGGTATTATGCTGGGCATACGGTCATTGTCATTGATAGTGGCGGTACATATCGTTCCTTATTTCGAGCATTAGGAGGGAAGTATATTGAATATACCTCCGAAAAGCCCCTTAAGCTGAACCCATTTCTTATAAAAAAGACAGAAGGTAGGTATATCCCTGATTCTTACAAGATCTCCTTTTTATCTAACTTCATCGCTAAGATGTGGAAGGAAGATCTTAAAAACAATCCTATTGCGCCTGTCGAATATGCCCTTCTTTCTAAGTTCTTGACTTTATACTACGAGTCTTTACCTAAGGATGAAATTCCTACCTTAACAAGATTCTGCACATGGGTGAAAGGCTATGTGGCAGAAGAGGCCATTGATACAACTTTATTTAATATCAATAACTTTTTAATTGTTCTAGAGCCTTTTACTCAGGGCATTTATAAAGAGCATTTTAACTCTACGGAAGTCGTTTATTTAGAGGATAGCCGTTTGCTATGCTTTGAGCTTGAATCCGTAAAAAGTGACAGTAAACTCTATCCGCTGGTTGTTAAGGTACTCTTTGATTATGTGATGCAAATTGTCGCCAGCCAGCCAGAACAGATCAAAGCGATTAAGGTAGAGGAAGGATGGACCATGCTCGATGATTCTTCTAAGGATTATATTGAAGAACTTTTTAGGAAAGGAAGAAAAACAAATACTGCTATTTGGATTATTACCCAGAATGTAGATGAGATTAGAGATTCTTCAATAGCCGGAGCCATGAAAAACAATGCTTCTACCTTTATCCTGCTCTATAATGACAAGGAATCGGTCAGGCGTGATATAGCAGACTTTCTAGGCATGAATGCTTTTGATATGGAAAAATATGCATCCCTTAGAAGACGCGATAGCTATTTGAATGGCTATCGGGAAGTGTTTATTAAAGAGATGGACAAGTCAGCTGTTTGGCGTATTGAAACATCGCTTTTTGAGCATGCTATTTTAACTTCTAGGCCCGATGAGCGCAATGCCATGGCTCAGTTAATACGATTAGCAGAAGGAGATATTGAAATGGCTTCTGTGACCTGGGTCAGGCAGCTTTTAGATAAAATCGTACGCTATGAATGA